A segment of the Candidatus Nitrososphaera gargensis Ga9.2 genome:
TGCAGTTCTGGTAATCGCGGTGCAGGACACCAATGTAAGGGTGATTCACGTATGAAAATTATCGTAAATCCAACCGTCAAGTCTACTGACTCGACTTGTACAGCCACATGGATAGACATATCATGAGGACTATACTGCCGTCAATTTGTCGGCTGGTTTTTTCTTCCGCACAATGACAGTCACTTTGTTGTCCTTGATGTTTGCTAACCATTCCAGAACATCGCCTGGCTGTAGCTGTAAAAAGTCCACGACATCCTGCGGTACGGTACTCCGAAGGGAAGGACTTCCTTTTGTTGCCTGGAAAATGACCGTTTCAGACTTGAACCATAGGCCATCTATTGACATGATAGAAAATTATAGTAGTCATCGGCACATGTCTATTGTGCCATAGTTTCTGTGGCAATTTTAGAGTATATGAGTGAACTCGCGCCACAACCACAGCAGCCTGATCAGCCAGTTACAGCGACAGAAGAGCAGCTGCAAGAGCCGATGCAGCAATTCAACATTATCCTAGCCTGCAGGCCGTGTAGCGTAAAAATGAATTTCACTTATCGTAATCCAGATCGCAAGCCTTCCCGGTGCATCTATTGCGGGCGGCGTGCCGAAGAGATGATAGAGAGCGGCTAATCTTCTTTCTTTTCTATCTTTTCGATACACAGTTTGTTTTTCTCTAGTCTGAAACGAATCTTTTCACCCGGCTTCAATGCCATGCCACGCTGAACAGGTTTTGGAATCACAACGCCGAGAGAGTTACCCCACTTGACAAGAGTTCCTTCAAAGATTGCCGACATTTCTTCTATAGCCATCGCTGTATATACACACGTCTATTATATTTATATGTATAGACGGTTAACTAATGGTGAACATATACGTATATATAGACATAAATAGTACCATTTCCCATATTGACGCATGGCAAAACAAGCCAGCACGGCCGTTAGCAGCGGTCAAAAAACCCAAACAGCACGAGAAGACAACGGAAAATCAAAATCCAAAGAAAAGCTGCATTGGACAAAGGTTACCTTGGACCTGACAACTGAAGAGCTAGAAATCTACAAGCAGATAGCAGATCGCTTCGATACACCACTAGCAGACTACTTGGTAAATGAGATTAGGGATTCTAGCAGGGGCTTATGCGAGCCTGAATTTGTAGGCGCTCCATTTGCCCACACATCTAAATCGCGCCTGAAAGCGATAATAGAATTGGCAGAGAAGCAAAAGCCAGACACCGATGATATCGTTACTCTAAGCATCAAGGTGAATAGAAAGCACTGGGATCGTTTTATGAAGTTGCCCGAACCTGTCAGACAGGCATATCTTGAAAGAGTAGTTGATGACACCGTTGAAGAAATCTTTAAGGATCCAAAGATGCTAGGTTACTATATGAATGAATACACTAAGGAGAAGGGCGACCTAAAGAGCTTGGCTTGATACAACCTGTCTGCTGACCCTTTCCTTCTTCTCTTTTTTCAAAACTATATACACGCGTCTTGTGATAGTAGTTGATTTATTGTACTAGAGTGAGCATAATAATGGTCAAATGAGCGAGCGAGCGAATCAAAAAGACAGAATCATTCGGTCTGTAAATCCTGCTCGGTCCATGCTCTCATTGACCGAATCGAATCATTAACCCCTGTCTTTTGCAATTCTGATTCGGTGTTCCAGAGAGGTGACAAGAGGTGCCCTATAACAGTACTATAAGGGGCAGGGTTTGTCAAGCATAACATAACAAAAATAACAAAATGGTTATGGTTTTAGTTACTGTTATGTTATATTGTCTCAACCCTAAGAATATAACAGATCCATGCCTAAAACGGCTTATTGTCTGTTGGCTGCATTGCTGATCTATTTCTCGCGTGTAGCGCGCTAAGGGGTGGGGGGTACTATTATTAACATCTTTGTTACGGCAACGATTTTAACGGTAACAGGTAACAGAACCATAGACTTTGTTACCAGCTGTTACCGTTGCTGTTACCCCGTCTCATGCCAGCAGCACAGAGTTACAGGCATGTTGCAACTGTTACTTGTGACCGAGTTAAAGAAGTCACTGGTCAACTGTCTTGATATCGACTCGGTTAGGGTTAGCTATCCATGTCCTGACGTCCTTTGCCAGCGGCGCTTTTAGAGCCATGTCTGTTTTTTGCGCGTGCTCGGACCTCATTTGCAGGATGTACGCAAGCTGGTTAAGTTCATCTTCGCTCAGCGGGCTATCCTCCATCGCTATCATGTTTTGCAGGCGCTCGTTTGTAATGCCTATCTCATCTAAGAACTCGCGGAAACCTTCAATCTGCTCCTTTTCTTTCAGGCCTATATCAAGCTCGGGATGCTTGCGCTTTAAATCGAGCAGCGCTTCTTCTGGCTCCAAAGTTCTGTCTATCCAATCTGGATCAAATATGTCAGGGTTCAGCTTTTCAAGTTTTTTTACAAAGTTGGAATACAATAAGGGATTTTCAAGCGTTGACAGGCGGGCGCGCTCGGCCCGTGTAAAAATGCGTTGACGCCGCGTCGTTTCATGGCGATGCAAGCCTCTATAGGCTTCCAGACTCATACCGGGATTGCCGCGAACCGTGATAGAACGTCTGCTGCTCTTGGGATAGAATCTACCATCTTTGCGTCTGCCGAATTGCATAAAAGAAAATTACACTAAGAAGCAGGACGCGGCGGGCTGCTACCGCGCCCTGCTGCAATGCAGGAGGGTCATAAAGCGACTGGCAGCCCAGTATGGCAACTTACAGCATATGAAACTGGAGCATGATCAAAGGAAAATTCAATTTTCAAACATGGCCTTTTTAACCAAGATATACCTGATTTTTACTTTCATCGTAGTTGGATCTGTTGGCTATTACGCATGGAATAACAAGCAGGCCGATGTTGTGATCTTTGTATTTGTCCTACTCTATGGCATAATTTCAACGGTAATTTTCAGCTCCTGGCGCAAGCGCGGCAGGGCAGCAACTACTCCTTAATTTTACTGTAGAATGCGCCGCGAAGTTGTACCCGAGCTAAATGCCAAGTGGATGCAAAAATTACACATAGCGCCATTGGCCTTAGATGCCGACCTGATGGATCTATCGCAAGGGTTCCGCGCTAGGCTGTACGAGTCGCTACTAACACATGGGTGGGACCAAAGTCAAAGTTTGGTTCTGGCCTCTTCAGACGATCACCGGCTTGACAACCAGATAATTCAGGGCAGACATCGCGTTGTTCTGATATCAAAGATAATAGAAGATGGTCACAAATTTGATATCTCCAAGATCCTGATAAGGCGAGAGCCGGTTGATAGCATCGACCAGCTAAGAGCCTTGAGAGCCGCCTATGAGACAACGGCCTCCCTGACCAAAGACCCCAGAATGTCTAAAAAGTGGATTGAATCTAACCTCAAGCCCATCATAAAGAACAGGGTGCAAGAGGGCCAGACAAAGATCCTCTCTTATCTTCATGATTGCGGCTTTTATAATGACTCTATAGCAGCCGAATTGATAGAGCGTGAGCTTGAGCAGCTTGAAAAGAAGAGGGTAAAGAAAACAAAACAGCAGCCACAGTCAAGGATTCCAGAGCATATCAAAAATCAATCATGGAATGGACCTGCGCCAAGGACGGTCGATAATGCAACGTCATATATCAGGGAACTTAAGTTCAATTGCGATCATTGTGGAAAGGAGAACAAAAGGAAGGTTCACATAGTGTGCAGCCATGGCGGCGATCTGATGTCTCTTGAGCCCGCAACATAAGGTTTTAGATTAACATGGAGCGAGCAAAAGTTATGGAGCAGGGACAAGATCATGACTGCAGCGTCTTTTCTGCTACTGATTTTGAAACAGGCGAGCAAGTTTGCATAAAGTGCG
Coding sequences within it:
- a CDS encoding AbrB/MazE/SpoVT family DNA-binding domain-containing protein, translated to MAIEEMSAIFEGTLVKWGNSLGVVIPKPVQRGMALKPGEKIRFRLEKNKLCIEKIEKKED